The Oreochromis aureus strain Israel breed Guangdong linkage group 7, ZZ_aureus, whole genome shotgun sequence region TCATTACTTGTCAAGGGTGGAGGTCACGGAGTTTGAGGACATAAAGTCTGGATATAGAATAGATTTTGTGAGTTGTCAGGTTCACGTAATATTCATAGATTGTAACTGGCTATATTCTTATCGGAATGTTTTCTTTCCTGAAGTATTTTGATGAGAATCCATACTTCGAGAACAAAGCCCTCTCCAAAGAGTTTAATGTAAACGAGAGCGGCGACCCGGTTTCCAAATCATCTGAAATCAAATGGAAAGCTGGAAAGGTtggtttgcttctttttttttttcttgttttttttttttttttaatattaggcTTGTATGTGTTTGgaatttataaagaaaaaaacaattctTTTTATATGTACTACTGTACAATATGGTCATAATGATTTTCCCAAAGTTGCCCTTTGATTATGTTCATCAAAAAAAACGTTGTCATCTTTTGGCTCATCAGGACCTGACAAAACGTACGGGTCAGACGCCAAACAAAGCTGGGAAGAAAAGGCAGCATGAGGAACCAGAGAGCTTCTTCACCTGGTTTACTGACCACTCGGATGCAGGGGCTGATGAGCTGGGAGAAGTGATCAAGGATGACATTTGGCCAAACCCACTGCAGTACTACCTGGTAAGATTAGCGCTCTTCACTTGGTTTCTTCTACACAGGCTGTTTTTATGCTCGTGCCCCTTGTGTCAGAGGTGTCTGGTGACGATTTTCACGTCACATCCTTTGTTGCCTTGCCCGGTTGTATACATCTTGAGTTTTGTACTTGGCGCGTTGCATCACAGCTGTCGCAGCTGGGTTGAAGATGCAAGCCTATGATCATATCTGTTTTTACTGCCATTTTAATGAGAATCATGCACAGAAGCTCAGACATACTGACACCAGAGGGAGATGTTATAACGGTTTAAAAACTCAACTTTGTGGAAAGAACTTGACAACACTCAACAAAGTCTTGGCTTCCAGTCTGAGTGGTGTAACCTATTGTTTCCTTTTAATTGGCCTGAAAGACCTGTTGGCATTGATGGAGTAGGACAGTTTTTGGGGTTTGGACCATCAATGAACAATCTCCACTCATCTACATCATACTCGTAGTTTAACCTTCAGCATCAGCACAATGAACAaaagtcatcatcatcatttcaaaGAGTGGAATTTCGCAATGCCTATGAAATTCAGATTTAGTTCCAGGAGCGtggaggtttttgtttttgttttttttgtttttcactgagtCTAGACCCAAGCAACACAGCTGCTTTCACTGGCAGATCCAGATCTCATACTGACCCGTTTAACTCTGGCTGAGTGAGTGAGCcagtaaaaacaggaagtgcttttttgtctgagtgaggtgcgttgttgttgttgagttAAGGTAACTGATAGATGGTTTAGTTTTGGAATTATATCCAGAAATATTTAGTAAATAATAGTAGTAGCCAAAGTGAATCTTTGGCTGAATCCGAAGTAACAATGTGTTCAACCTTTCTCTTATGTTCCCAAGGTCCCAGACATGGAGGATGAGGAAGGTGATGGCGATGAcgatgatgaagaagaagagggacTGGAAGATATTGATGaaggggaggaagaggagggtgaagatgaagatgaggacGGTGATGGGGAAGATGGAGAGGTGAGGAAAGGGGTTCAGTGGGTCCTTAGGACTTTTTTATGAAGTTGCTCATATATGGCCTCATTAACTCTAGTCTGGGTATTGAATGTTTTTGACAATTAAATTTTATGCTTTGCCAAACTACAAAATACAATCCACATGAAACCAGAAACACTAATGCAGACGGTTTAGTCCAGTTCAGAGCACATACAGTTGTAAAGTTTCtaaacattttaatgatttCACCTCATCACTTCATTTTATCGGTTATCCAAAAACATTACCGTAAAGAAGCCTGTTACAAAAGTGAATCAAATCCGCCTAAAATGAAGATGTAAGTTGGCTGTGCTGAGAAAGATGGTGTTAGAACCACACAGATCCagctaaaaaaaatttaaaaagtgtttccttttaataaatacacaaacgaACCCCAATCTGATGACACACTGATTCTCAGAGGTCATTTAAAACAGATAAAAGTGAGCATGTTGTTagtagtatttattttttgttgtaattttagcctgactgtttggaacaactctgctcaataaattgtgttagcatgttagtaATTCTACTGCATGTGAAGGCAGCGCATTCATCAGGttgtaatttcattttttttgtattgctgAAAATTGATATAATGGTGTCATTTAATAATCTGGCAGTTTCATGGTATTATTAGTATTTCTGAATAAATGGCCTTTTGTGGCTCATTCCTCTGTAAAGTGCatctaaaattacaaaaataaaattttaatgtcaaaaagaaataaacataaataaaaaaaactaaacaaaaccagcACAGTCAGTAATTTCATAGTTAACAAAGTTGCATCGTTACAGTGCTATTGTAGTATTGCTGTGGTATCATTGCTTTCTCAGAGCTTTAGTGTTTTAGCATGATATTAGTGTTAAAATAAAACGTAATACTGTAATTGCGGTGTCATGGCTGTAGTATTGCAGTTCTTATATCCCAATAGGCTGAGTGATATAACTGCACATTTACAGTGTTGGTAATGCAGTATTACAGAGTTACATTAGTATTATATTATTACATTGGTAGAAATTTAGTATTACAGTGATATTGTACTGTTATGGTGGTATTATTGCAGTACTATCATGGTAGCAATTGACACATGCGTTATTAATAGTAGTAGTTGGTATAACATGAGTAGTCACATCGTAGTGTAGTTATTGTGGACCAGTAAGTCTTATGATATAGAGACATATGTATATGTCAGGCTATTTCAGGCTATTTTAAACTAGTAATTGTTGTGGTACTATTATATTGGTCTTATTGCAGGATTACAGTGATATTATTGTAGCTTTACCTGGTACTGTTCAAGTGTTGCTACAATATTATTGTATTGTTGTGATTGTATTATTCCAGTATTTTGGTGGCATGACTGTAGTATTTTAATTGTTATCGTAGTATAGGATCAGGTGGTTTGTGTGACATTTCTTGTCTTCCGTGTTTGTGGAGTTAATTAAACTATCAGACCTGTAGCAAGTGAtgtaaaagctgctgctgtAGTTGGAAGCTGCTTGTAATTAGCACATGTCAGTGCTAATAAAACTGCTGTGGTGAAGTGTTTGAATAATTGTGTTGTAATACTTTTGTTATTCTTCTTCCAGGATGACGGCGAAGATGATTAAAGGTTTCGGTCAACACCTTTTCTCCATCCTCGCTCCGTGATCTCTCTTCAACTCATGGGagcaaatttctttttttgtttgttttttttggggggggaggggggaggggtctGTGTGTTGTCACCCTGTCcgtcctcttcctctgcagcCACAGCCTGTAGATAAGGTCTGAGGACCAGCTCCATATACAGCGGGTCTGCAGAGGGGTGGAGGTGCAGGTGTCAGTGGCTCTCTGGATTTTTCACCTGTCATTATTTCTCTACATCTCCCAAAGACatgcaaaagaataaaaaaaaatttgtagCATTCTGCACGTCATCCTATGTAGATTTAAACTCCATACAATAACAATTTGTATGTACAATAAAATGACAGTTTCTGTTGAAGTTGTGAGTTCAATAAAAATAAGCCATGGTGCAGTGATAACTTAATCATAGCATCCTTAgcctatatatacatatatatatatatacacacacatgcacgcacacatacatataacatacacacatatcagtacacacatatgtatgtatgtgtgtatatgtgtatatatacatgtacacgtatgtatatgtatacatatatgtgtatatatacatatatgtgtgtgtgtatacatatgtgtatgtgtttattattatatattcagtGGTGGGGGTACTGAGGCTTATTAGAAGCTGCATTTTCCTTTGTGACTTATTGTATTAATGAACTGATTAAAAGCACCAGCTTGTTCCTTTGAACTGTTGTAAATGTTTTGGGATATCCATGTATCTTGGTAGGCCAGTTAATTGTACACAGTTTAATGGGGGAGGGTATGGTTGGGGAGGGGGACTTTGACACCAACTCTGGACTTCtgttaaataaagtttcattgtCTTGTTTTTCAGGCATCCACAACAAAGTTGTGATGTACATtttctcatatatatatatatatatatatatatatatatataattacacTAAAACTCAGAGTTCTAGGTTAGTGTAACACGTTCAGATGGGAGAGAAAAGGCTGTTATGTGGAGTCTGGAGTCTGCAGCTTTTCTCCTGTACTGCTGGAAACCTGTTCCCATTAAATTAAGTGTACTAGTCACTTtgttacaataaataaatgtatacatGATGTTTGGAGTAGTTTGATCACATTTAGCCAGTTCAGCTAACATAACCAATCTCACAACATCTAATTTTCTCATGTGCTCACACACATGAGCTAGTGCTATTAGGCCTGTCCAGCGACTTTACACCCTACCACTATCTGAGTGATCTTCCTTTCCAGGGATGGTAATGCTAGAATTGATTGGTTTCATGTTCATCTTGAACATCTGTAGCAGGTTAGGTCTACAGCATATGTTACTGTGGTGGTGTACCTCATCATACTGGGAAAAATTATCTGAATATTACTTCCAGAAATATTTGTCCAGAAAAGTTAGAATGTCACTTTTATAATTACAACTGGGAGCAGCTTCTGTTCAGGTTCTGGCTGGCTGACTCTAGTGACTCCAAGCCACTTTAAGAAAAGCCTCTTGCAATTTCTTACATGAGAAATATTGGAAGCTACTAGCTCTTCAATGTGACCTTTACCCTCACTGTTTATGACTTTGCTGCTAGTGgatgttaaaataaattatttgggCTGCCTCAGGTTTGAAAACAGTTTTGCACATGTTCATTTAAATTTCAGTTTGGTCACTTTAACAAACTACCATTTGTCTGCAATCAAAAAGTGTATTTAGTGAACCCAGCAGAGTTGTAGCATAGCAAAGTCAAGTTTACTTCTTAGTTGTTTGGATCACTCATAGTGGGTGGCAGTAAGCATAGTCATCTCAGCAGAAGGTGAAGGAATTTCTAGAGTTTGGATGCCCTCCCTGTTCTAGTGTATGTTTCCTCTCGGTACTctatttcctcccacagtccaaagacatgttaaGTTTAATTGGGGTTTCTTACTTGGCTATAGATATGAAGTAGATTAAAGTGCTGTGAGAGTGTTAGGCCTAAAGGAACATGAATGGTCAGTAAGACTAGAAAAGTTATTTCTAGATGCAAGTACATAGTGTTGCTATTTATACAAAGGACCAGTAAATGTGGACCTATTGTAATCATTCCCAACTCTGGATTTACTCCTAGACTATTCTTGAAAGCTATTAGAGTAGGTTTGCATGTTTCACAGTTCAGAATAATCCTCATTTATCATATGCTGTGCACTCCTtcagttcatcctctgtctTAGCTTTTCTTCCTTTAAGTGGGCCCGCTTGTCCCTTTTAAAGGAAGCATCATTTTGAATTAATAAATAACTTCTATTCTGATGGAAGTTATCTCTTCCAGAATGATAAAACCTCTCAGCCACAGGACAAAAGGGATTACTTTATGGTTTGACTAATGGAAATGATGTAAATCATAAATTATGATTCTATGTTGTCATCCTTCGGTCTGTtttaacaaacacagaaatttaTGAACTTTTGCATTAGGCTGAATGAGAGGtgaacttttgcacagtactgtacaatTAAAATATATCTGCACAATTCTGGATGTAGATTTTGTGGAGTGTTTATTATAATGGGTACAGCTCTGATAATTTGTGGACCCCATACATTACAGCATAATGGGCAGGATCAAATATTTTATGTGAGATTTTAATATGAAAAATATTCTCCTAACACATATATAGATATGCTATGACATAAATAAACTGTGGTGTATCCCATCTTTGGAAAGATGAGTTCAGTTTCTCTAGCCACAATCAAGAAATCGCTTAAATAGGACCTGCCTGACAAAGCGGGGTAGATCAAAAGATCCTCAAAAGCCTGAGAACATGAGGTGATCCAAGGAAATTAAGgaacaaatgagaaacaaagtaactgaaatctctcagtctggaaaaggtttaaagccatttctaaagctGTGGGACTCCAacgaaccacagtgagagccattatccacaaatggcaATGACAGCTCATccaagaggtcacaaaagaccccagaacaacattcaaagaactgcaggcctcgcTTGCCTCAGTTAATGTCAGTGTTCATGACTCCACCATAAGACAGAGATGGGCAAAAGTGTCCTGCATGCAGAGTTCCAAGACGAAAAGCACTGCTGAGCAAAAGGAACATAAAGggtcttctgagttttgccagaaaacatcttgatgatccccaagacttttgggaaaatactgcaaaaggacTGCAAGCATAAAAACACAATCTTCATTCACCACTGGCTATATTTGCATCAAGAGATATAACTACAGATGACCGCTTAACAGCAACTGCTCTGAAAATGGTTCAAGCACATACAAGATTCTTGAAAGAATGGTTGGCCAAATTCATACCTGGAAAGGTTTTTGTCTTGCATAGACCCATCCCAGACGTTTGCAAATCATAAAACATAATGCATAGCTTTGATTACAGCACCTTCAAACTTCTTGATGGGTGGGCACAACCACAGCAACAAGGTTACTTTATTATGCATTAACCAgctacttaaaaaaagaaaaaaatgaaaagaatactAAGATATTCATTAGTAGTTCTCCAGTGAGCACCTCAGTGGGTAGTTAATCTCAAGGAATCCACTGTTGCTTTCTGTGCTTTATGCACACTGGTGCTTGGATCCTTCTAGAATCAggttttgaatttattttattttattttattttattttagaaactACATGCATGGACACCTGTGTCCCATTACATCTGGAGTAAAAGTaacagcatttcagaaaaggaacatcataccaacagtaaaatatagtg contains the following coding sequences:
- the LOC116315848 gene encoding protein SET-like, producing the protein MSASSAKVSRKENSNHDGADETSEKEQQEAIEHIDEVQNEIDRLNEQASEEILKVEQKYNKLRQPFFQKRSEIIAKIPNFWVTTFVNHPQVSALLGEEDEEALHYLSRVEVTEFEDIKSGYRIDFYFDENPYFENKALSKEFNVNESGDPVSKSSEIKWKAGKDLTKRTGQTPNKAGKKRQHEEPESFFTWFTDHSDAGADELGEVIKDDIWPNPLQYYLVPDMEDEEGDGDDDDEEEEGLEDIDEGEEEEGEDEDEDGDGEDGEDDGEDD